Proteins from a genomic interval of Diospyros lotus cultivar Yz01 chromosome 6, ASM1463336v1, whole genome shotgun sequence:
- the LOC127804741 gene encoding small GTPase LIP1-like, translating into MFRREREKDKNKELNGGALCGQVRVLVVGDSGVGKTSLVHLIVKGSSVARPSQTIGCTVDVKHTIYGNSGSSSNSIKADSERNFFIELWDVSGHERYKDCRSLFYSQINGVIFVHDLSQRRTKTNLQKWAAEIAATGTFSAPLGAGGPGGLPVPYIVIGNKVDIVAKEGTRGSSGNLVDAARQWVEKQGLLSSSEELPLTESFPGSGGLIAAAKGARYDKEAVMKFFHKLIRRRYFSDDLPTPNSWSIPVERTLQPSHEISNDEDELYNSTRLTADPYKYNVLPPLPAQNNLLPPLTPYPQQPMLTPDSYTIPRYAVPSSQDIGSARSKRTNINV; encoded by the exons TGTGGGCAGGTTCGAGTTCTTGTTGTTGGGGATTCAG GAGTGGGGAAAACTTCTCTGGTTCATTTGATTGTGAAAGGTTCCTCCGTTGCTCGTCCTTCTCAAACGATTGGATGTACAGTTGATGTGAAG CACACAATTTATGGAAATTCTGGTAGCTCTTCAAATAGCATCAAAGCTGACAGTGAGAGGAATTTCTTTATTGAACTCTGGGATGTCTCAGGACATGAACGATACAAAGACTGCAGGTCTCTTTTCTACTCACAAATAAATG GTGTAATCTTTGTACATGATCTATCTCAGAGAAGGACAAAAACAAACCTGCAGAAATGGGCTGCAGAGATTGCAGCAACTGGGACATTCTCTGCTCCTCTAGGAGCTGGAGGTCCAGGTGGTCTCCCTGTCCCTTACATTGTGATTGGTAATAAAGTAGATATTGTGGCAAAAGAGGGAACTAGGGGAAGCAGTGGCAATCTTGTTGATGCTGCTCGTCAATGGGTTGAGAAGCAGGGTTTACTTTCCTCTAGTGAGGAACTTCCATTGACTGAGAGTTTTCCTGGCAGTGGAGGTCTCATAGCG GCTGCTAAAGGGGCGAGATATGACAAAGAAGCTGTGATGAAATTTTTTCACAAG TTGATCAGGAGGAGATACTTTTCAGATGACTTACCCACACCAAATTCATGGTCTATCCCAGTCGAAAGAACATTGCAGCCATCACATGAAATCTCAAACGATGAAGATGAGTTGTACAATAGTACAAG GTTAACTGCAGATCCCTACAAGTACAATGTCCTTCCGCCTCTTCCAGCTCAAAACAATCTGTTGCCACCTCTCACACCTTATCCTCAGCAGCCAATGTTGACACCTGACAGCTACACGATTCCACGATATGCGGTGCCCAGCTCCCAGGATATCGGCAGCGCAAGATCGAAGCGTACTAATATCAACGTCTGA